The Methanobrevibacter olleyae genome segment GAATTTTTTTCTTTTTTAGCCATTATACCAAACCCTTTTTAAATTCGTGTTTTTTTTATAGTCATATGATATTATAATCTTAAAATTCATCTGTTTTTTAAATATAGTATTAAATTTTATTTTCTATTTTCCACTATCCATCTCTAATAACTCTTTAGCTAATTTCAAGTAAGATATTGCTCCTTTGCTTTCTGGATCATAGACAATACATGGTTTGCCATAACTAGGAGCTTCTGCTAAACGTATATTTCTTGGAATAACTGTTTTAAAGATTTGTTCTGTGTCTTTGAAGTATTTTTTTAATTCTGCATATACTTCTCTTCCTAGCCTAGTTCTGGCATCATATAAAGTTAAAAGTATTCCTTTAATTGGTGTAGGGCTTCTTAATCTTTTCTCTACAAGTTTTATTGTATTCATTAAGTCTGCTAAACCTTCAAGAGCGAAATATTCTGCTTGTATTGGTATTAATACACTATCTGCAGCTATCAATGAGTTTATTGTTATTACTCCAAGTGAAGGTGGTAAATCTATTATAATGTAATCAAAAATGTCTTTTATAGGTTCAAGTAAGTTTTTAAGTGCAATATGATAGTTTGTTTCCTTACTTAATTCTACTTCTATACCACTTAAATCAATGTTACTTGGTAATATGAATAAATTTTCAATTTTTGTTGGAATTGTAGCTTTTTGAACACTACACTCATTTACTAAAGCTGTGTATACTGTTTTTTTATTTTCTGTTTTATTTATTCCAAAACTTGTTGTTGCATTTGCCTGTGGATCCATATCTACTA includes the following:
- a CDS encoding ParA family protein, translating into MGEIIAVMNQKGGCGKTTTVVNLATSIAAMGKAVLVVDMDPQANATTSFGINKTENKKTVYTALVNECSVQKATIPTKIENLFILPSNIDLSGIEVELSKETNYHIALKNLLEPIKDIFDYIIIDLPPSLGVITINSLIAADSVLIPIQAEYFALEGLADLMNTIKLVEKRLRSPTPIKGILLTLYDARTRLGREVYAELKKYFKDTEQIFKTVIPRNIRLAEAPSYGKPCIVYDPESKGAISYLKLAKELLEMDSGK